A genomic stretch from Chitinophagaceae bacterium includes:
- the paaZ gene encoding phenylacetic acid degradation bifunctional protein PaaZ, translated as MNKLGNYITGSWITGDGDGQLLYNAVNGETIAAASTKGLDFQSITNYARTVGNPALRKMTFHERGNMLKALALHLRNYLDKFYKISYQTGATKADSWVDIEGGIGNLFANASLRRKFPDEVFCVDGESHNLSKNNTFMGTHILVPKEGVAIHINAFNFPVWGMLEKIAVNLLAGMPAIVKPATVTSYLTEAVVREIIASNIIPEGALQLVCGSAGDLLEHVTSQDVITFTGSASTGLMLRSQPKILKENVPFNMEADSLNCIVLGEDVTPGKPEWDVLIKEVRKEMTLKAGQRCTGIRRIFVPENKMEDMWKAISASLAQTVIGNPLNKKVRMGSLAGETQRKEVKEQVHKLLASSQIVYGSLDSVNVVDADANKGSFLSPILLVNEKPFTSKDVHEVEAFGPVSTIMPYKGIDEAIALSKLGKGSLCSSIVTAHDKIAKQYVIDAATHHGRILVLNSECAKESTGHGSPLPLLVHGGPGRAGGGEEMGGLRGVKHYLQRTAIQGSPTTITAITNVYQPNAKGKDPGKHPFKKYFEELQIGDQIITDKRIVTSEDIERFADLSGDHFYAHIKTTDFTGTMFEQQVAHGYFLMSIAAGLFVDSYEKNPVLLNYGIDELRFTKPVYPGAEVYIRFTCKEKLPNDKRMIENPEDFKRGDDIEKGIVKWLVEFFDETHEITGIATILTMVKKLQQ; from the coding sequence ATGAATAAACTTGGTAACTATATTACCGGAAGCTGGATTACCGGCGATGGTGATGGGCAACTTTTATACAATGCCGTAAATGGTGAAACAATTGCAGCAGCCTCAACCAAAGGATTAGATTTTCAATCCATCACTAATTATGCAAGAACAGTTGGAAACCCTGCACTCCGCAAAATGACTTTTCATGAGCGTGGAAATATGCTAAAGGCATTAGCGCTTCATCTCAGAAATTATCTCGATAAATTTTATAAAATCAGTTATCAAACCGGTGCAACAAAAGCAGACAGCTGGGTTGATATTGAAGGTGGCATTGGTAATTTATTTGCCAATGCATCTTTGCGAAGGAAATTTCCTGACGAAGTATTTTGTGTAGATGGTGAAAGCCATAATTTGAGTAAGAACAATACTTTCATGGGGACACATATTCTTGTGCCGAAAGAAGGTGTTGCCATTCATATCAATGCCTTCAACTTTCCTGTGTGGGGAATGCTTGAAAAGATAGCTGTGAATTTATTAGCAGGTATGCCGGCGATTGTAAAACCGGCAACGGTTACTTCTTACTTAACAGAAGCTGTTGTACGAGAAATCATCGCATCAAACATAATACCCGAAGGTGCATTACAGTTAGTATGTGGAAGTGCAGGCGATTTACTGGAGCATGTAACTTCACAGGATGTAATCACATTCACTGGCAGTGCATCAACAGGATTGATGTTAAGAAGTCAGCCAAAAATTTTAAAAGAGAATGTTCCGTTTAATATGGAAGCAGATTCACTCAACTGTATAGTATTGGGTGAAGATGTAACACCCGGAAAACCGGAGTGGGATGTTTTGATTAAAGAGGTGCGTAAAGAAATGACTCTGAAAGCCGGACAACGCTGCACAGGTATCCGCCGCATATTTGTTCCTGAAAATAAAATGGAAGACATGTGGAAAGCCATCTCCGCATCATTGGCACAAACAGTTATTGGAAATCCATTGAATAAAAAAGTAAGAATGGGAAGCCTGGCTGGTGAAACACAGCGTAAAGAAGTAAAAGAACAGGTGCATAAATTATTAGCATCTTCACAAATTGTTTATGGAAGTCTTGACAGTGTAAATGTTGTAGATGCTGATGCAAACAAAGGATCATTTCTTTCTCCCATTTTATTGGTGAATGAAAAACCATTTACATCAAAGGATGTGCATGAGGTAGAAGCCTTTGGTCCTGTTAGTACAATCATGCCGTATAAAGGAATAGATGAAGCAATCGCCTTGAGCAAATTAGGAAAGGGAAGTTTGTGTTCATCAATTGTAACTGCTCATGATAAAATTGCAAAGCAGTATGTGATTGATGCAGCAACACATCATGGAAGAATACTGGTGCTGAATAGCGAGTGTGCAAAAGAAAGTACAGGGCATGGCTCTCCTTTGCCTTTATTGGTGCATGGAGGTCCCGGTCGTGCAGGTGGTGGTGAAGAAATGGGTGGATTACGTGGAGTAAAACATTATCTGCAACGAACTGCCATACAAGGTTCGCCAACAACTATTACAGCCATCACTAATGTATACCAGCCGAATGCAAAAGGGAAAGACCCCGGCAAACATCCATTTAAAAAATATTTTGAAGAGTTACAGATCGGGGATCAGATCATCACTGACAAAAGAATAGTCACCAGTGAAGACATTGAACGGTTTGCTGATTTAAGTGGGGACCATTTCTATGCGCATATTAAAACCACTGATTTTACCGGAACCATGTTTGAGCAACAGGTGGCGCATGGTTATTTTCTTATGAGTATTGCTGCCGGCTTATTTGTTGACAGTTATGAAAAAAACCCGGTATTACTGAATTATGGAATCGATGAACTGCGGTTTACAAAACCTGTTTATCCCGGGGCTGAAGTATATATCCGCTTTACCTGTAAAGAAAAACTGCCTAATGACAAACGGATGATTGAGAACCCTGAAGATTTTAAACGGGGCGATGATATTGAAAAAGGAATTGTAAAGTGGCTGGTGGAATTTTTTGATGAAACCCATGAGATAACGGGCATTGCTACCATTTTAACAATGGTAAAAAAATTGCAGCAGTAA
- a CDS encoding carbonic anhydrase, translated as MKPYELLLNENKKWAAERILQDPGFFDRLAHLQTPEFLWIGCSDSRVPANEITGTDPGEIFVHRNIANLVIHTDVNLLSVLEYAVTHLKVRHVIICGHYGCGGIKAAMGNHDYKQILNMWFRHIKDVYRHNRKELDSITDEEKKTDRLTELNVIEQVQRLAKTSIIQKAWKEEQRPDLHGWVYGLKDGIINPVFEMKANSTIDPLYEYDNL; from the coding sequence ATGAAACCATACGAATTACTGTTAAATGAAAATAAAAAATGGGCTGCGGAAAGAATTTTGCAGGACCCTGGCTTTTTTGACCGCCTGGCACATTTACAAACCCCTGAATTTTTATGGATTGGCTGTAGCGACAGCCGTGTACCTGCAAATGAAATCACCGGTACAGATCCGGGAGAAATTTTTGTACACCGTAATATAGCCAACCTTGTTATTCATACCGATGTAAATCTGCTCAGCGTTCTGGAATATGCTGTTACACATTTAAAAGTAAGGCATGTAATTATTTGCGGACATTATGGATGTGGCGGCATTAAAGCTGCCATGGGAAATCATGATTATAAACAGATCTTAAATATGTGGTTCAGGCATATTAAAGATGTGTACCGCCATAACCGGAAAGAACTTGATTCAATTACCGATGAAGAAAAAAAGACAGACAGGTTAACAGAGCTGAATGTAATTGAACAGGTACAGCGGTTGGCAAAAACTTCCATCATACAAAAAGCGTGGAAAGAAGAACAACGTCCTGATTTGCACGGATGGGTATATGGGTTAAAGGATGGCATCATTAATCCTGTATTTGAAATGAAGGCAAACAGCACAATCGATCCGCTGTATGAATATGACAACCTGTAA
- the rpsI gene encoding 30S ribosomal protein S9, with amino-acid sequence MEKQKNAVGRRKEAITRVFMSKGTGNIIVNDKNYKQYFSLMYLQNQVEAPLKTTDSLDKFDIKVNATGGGIKGQAEAIKLGIARALLEVNAEYRPLLKAAGLLKRDPRGVERKKFGHKKARRSFQFSKR; translated from the coding sequence ATGGAAAAGCAAAAAAATGCAGTTGGTCGCCGTAAAGAAGCTATTACCCGGGTGTTCATGAGCAAGGGTACAGGTAACATTATTGTGAACGACAAAAATTACAAACAATATTTCAGCCTGATGTATTTACAAAACCAGGTGGAGGCTCCTTTGAAAACAACTGATTCATTAGACAAGTTTGATATAAAGGTGAATGCTACAGGTGGGGGTATTAAAGGCCAGGCTGAAGCAATAAAACTGGGTATTGCCCGTGCATTGCTGGAAGTAAATGCTGAATATCGTCCTTTATTGAAAGCTGCGGGTTTATTAAAGCGTGATCCCCGTGGTGTTGAACGTAAGAAATTTGGTCATAAGAAAGCACGTAGAAGCTTCCAGTTCTCTAAACGTTAA
- a CDS encoding elongation factor Ts: MSTVTISAQDINKLRQATGAGMMDCRKALTETNGDFEAAIDWLRKQGQKVAAKRSDREAKEGVVIAQTSADHKTGFVVCISCETDFVSKNADFVAFAQSIADAAVANNVKSVDELNAATVNGAKVSDLINDKLAAIGEKIGVSKFERIEAPYVASYIHGSYRMGVLVGLNKEAADAGKDVAMQIAAMNPVAVDPESVPADVVAREKDIIVELMKQDPKMAGKPDEMIAKIADGKMNAFFKEQTLLAQAFVKDASKSVGDYLKASGDLKVTEFKRVALG, from the coding sequence ATGTCTACTGTAACAATAAGTGCACAGGATATTAATAAACTTCGCCAGGCAACCGGTGCAGGAATGATGGATTGCCGTAAAGCATTAACTGAAACAAATGGTGATTTTGAAGCAGCGATCGACTGGTTGCGCAAGCAGGGTCAGAAAGTTGCCGCTAAACGCAGCGACCGTGAAGCAAAAGAAGGTGTGGTGATTGCACAAACAAGTGCTGATCACAAAACAGGTTTTGTTGTTTGCATCAGCTGCGAAACTGATTTCGTAAGCAAGAATGCAGACTTTGTTGCTTTTGCTCAATCAATTGCCGATGCTGCTGTTGCCAACAATGTAAAATCTGTTGACGAACTGAATGCTGCTACTGTAAATGGTGCAAAAGTATCAGACCTGATTAATGATAAATTAGCTGCTATCGGTGAAAAAATTGGCGTAAGCAAATTTGAAAGAATCGAAGCTCCTTATGTTGCGTCATACATTCACGGTTCATACCGCATGGGTGTATTGGTTGGTTTAAATAAAGAAGCCGCTGATGCAGGTAAAGATGTAGCCATGCAGATTGCTGCAATGAACCCTGTAGCGGTTGATCCTGAAAGTGTTCCTGCTGATGTAGTGGCACGTGAAAAAGATATCATTGTTGAGCTGATGAAGCAGGATCCTAAGATGGCAGGTAAGCCTGATGAAATGATCGCTAAAATTGCTGATGGTAAAATGAATGCGTTCTTTAAAGAGCAAACATTACTGGCACAGGCATTTGTTAAAGATGCTTCTAAAAGTGTTGGTGATTACCTGAAAGCTTCCGGCGATTTAAAAGTTACTGAGTTTAAGCGTGTTGCTTTAGGGTAA
- a CDS encoding carbonic anhydrase (macrophage inducible 5; Mig-5): MRAHTKETQANLTPRMALEILREGNDRFVKNLKAQRDLLAQANDTRDGQWPFAIILSCIDSRTSAELIFDQGLGDIFSVRIAGNIVNTDILGSMEFACKVAGSKLIVVLGHTKCGAVKGACDHVEMGNLTELLSKLQPSVYAERDTVNIKDRHSKNSTFVENVSSINVRRSVKSIIERSFIIEQMVEKGEIGVVGAMYNIDTGKVEFYTDVEYVKDEMNPEFSVEELKH, from the coding sequence ATGAGGGCACACACAAAAGAAACACAGGCAAACCTGACGCCGAGAATGGCGCTTGAAATTTTAAGGGAAGGAAACGACCGGTTTGTAAAAAACCTGAAAGCACAAAGGGATTTGCTGGCACAGGCAAATGATACACGTGATGGCCAATGGCCTTTTGCCATAATACTCAGCTGTATCGACAGCCGTACATCAGCAGAGTTGATTTTTGATCAGGGATTGGGCGATATTTTCTCCGTTCGCATTGCAGGCAATATTGTAAATACCGATATTTTAGGAAGTATGGAGTTTGCCTGTAAAGTGGCGGGCTCAAAACTGATTGTTGTGTTAGGCCATACTAAATGTGGTGCAGTAAAAGGGGCCTGCGACCATGTAGAAATGGGTAACCTTACCGAACTGCTTTCCAAACTGCAACCTTCGGTATATGCGGAAAGAGATACTGTAAATATAAAAGACCGTCATTCAAAGAATTCAACCTTTGTCGAAAACGTATCATCGATAAATGTACGCCGTTCTGTAAAAAGCATTATTGAAAGAAGTTTCATTATTGAACAAATGGTGGAGAAGGGAGAAATTGGTGTAGTGGGTGCCATGTATAATATTGACACAGGCAAGGTAGAATTTTATACCGATGTGGAATATGTAAAAGACGAGATGAACCCCGAATTCAGTGTAGAAGAATTGAAACATTAG
- a CDS encoding enoyl-CoA hydratase/isomerase family protein codes for MIKQVNEAYVKTEVHKGIAFIEFFHPQSNSLPGAVLKELANVILHAGTDPNTSVIVLRSAGEKAFCAGASFDELAAIQNEKQGLEFFSGFANVINAMRKCPKFIIVRVHGKCVGGGVGIAAAADYAIAVEGADIRLSELAIGIGPFVIGPAVGRKMGVSSYSQLSIDAASWRNADWARRKGLYAELHQTVEAMDESIEKLANTLSHSSPEAMSEMKKVFWKGTEHWDELLIERAKISGNLVLSEFTRNAIAKFKAKS; via the coding sequence ATGATAAAGCAAGTGAACGAAGCATACGTTAAAACGGAAGTGCATAAAGGAATTGCATTTATTGAATTTTTTCATCCGCAAAGCAATTCTCTTCCTGGTGCAGTATTAAAAGAACTGGCTAATGTTATTCTGCATGCAGGAACAGACCCAAATACATCTGTTATTGTTTTACGTTCTGCCGGAGAAAAAGCTTTTTGTGCAGGCGCCAGTTTTGATGAACTGGCTGCTATTCAAAATGAAAAACAGGGACTGGAGTTTTTCAGTGGTTTTGCCAATGTGATCAATGCAATGCGGAAATGCCCCAAGTTTATAATTGTAAGGGTGCATGGCAAATGTGTGGGAGGTGGTGTTGGCATAGCAGCAGCAGCAGATTATGCTATTGCAGTTGAAGGAGCAGATATAAGATTGAGTGAACTGGCAATAGGAATTGGACCATTTGTAATTGGACCTGCTGTAGGAAGGAAAATGGGGGTTTCTTCTTATTCACAATTATCTATTGATGCTGCCAGCTGGCGCAATGCTGATTGGGCAAGACGTAAAGGCCTGTATGCTGAATTACATCAAACAGTAGAAGCAATGGATGAATCAATAGAAAAACTGGCAAATACATTATCTCATTCTTCTCCTGAAGCAATGAGCGAAATGAAAAAGGTTTTCTGGAAGGGAACAGAGCACTGGGATGAGCTGTTGATTGAACGTGCAAAGATTAGCGGAAATTTAGTGCTGAGTGAATTTACAAGAAATGCAATTGCAAAATTTAAAGCTAAGAGTTGA
- a CDS encoding SulP family inorganic anion transporter, with amino-acid sequence MKLNTKNFKTDLLSGMVVFLVALPLCLGIAVASGAPPFAGIITGVIGGILVGVLSSSHVSVSGPAAGLIAIVLAAVTNLGYETFLLAVVLAGVFQLLLGIAKAGGISSYFPSGVIEGMLTAIGIIIIKKELPHAIGYDKEHEGDFYSYELMDAADKGFFSEIIHSFNFAHTGIIIVTIVSLGILIAFNKVPFLKKIKAVPGALVAVAAGILLNEIFKVTNPDLVIAGEHLVKLPTASSFSEFFGQFSLPDFSGFANPAVWITAATIATVASIETLLCLEAGDKMDPLKRFSSANTELRAQGIGNIFSGLIGGLPMTSVIVRTSANVNAGAKSKLSAIAHGVFLLIAVVAIPGILNMIPMACLAAILIMIGFKLASPKVFKHMWQSGKFQFIPFIVTVIAVVGIDLLKGVGIGLVVSIIFILRGNMKLAYFFKKEQHHEGETIHMDLAQEVSFLNKAAIKQTLAHLPENSKLVIDAANTVYIDYDVLELLRDFVNFGSKDKNITVTLKNFKPAYKMEDAMHVHSEQD; translated from the coding sequence ATGAAATTGAACACGAAAAATTTCAAGACAGATTTACTGTCTGGTATGGTGGTATTTTTAGTAGCACTGCCACTTTGTTTAGGAATTGCAGTAGCCAGTGGTGCTCCGCCCTTTGCCGGTATTATTACCGGCGTAATTGGAGGTATACTTGTTGGTGTTTTGAGCAGCTCACATGTCAGTGTATCGGGGCCTGCAGCAGGGCTTATAGCAATTGTGCTTGCAGCAGTAACAAATCTTGGATACGAAACATTTTTGCTGGCAGTTGTGCTGGCAGGTGTATTTCAGCTTTTACTGGGGATTGCAAAAGCCGGAGGTATTTCCAGTTATTTTCCTTCAGGAGTTATTGAAGGGATGCTTACAGCTATCGGGATTATTATTATTAAAAAGGAACTGCCACATGCTATCGGGTATGATAAAGAACATGAGGGTGATTTTTATTCGTATGAACTGATGGATGCAGCAGATAAAGGCTTCTTCAGTGAAATTATTCATTCCTTCAATTTTGCCCATACAGGGATTATTATTGTTACAATTGTTTCACTCGGTATCCTGATAGCATTTAATAAAGTTCCTTTCCTGAAAAAAATAAAAGCTGTTCCGGGTGCATTGGTAGCTGTAGCAGCAGGGATTCTGTTGAATGAAATTTTCAAAGTAACAAACCCTGATTTAGTTATTGCAGGAGAACACCTGGTGAAACTGCCAACAGCTTCTTCCTTCAGTGAGTTTTTCGGACAATTCAGTCTTCCTGATTTCAGTGGGTTTGCAAATCCTGCTGTTTGGATTACGGCCGCAACCATTGCTACTGTTGCAAGTATTGAAACATTACTCTGTCTTGAGGCAGGCGACAAAATGGATCCATTAAAAAGATTTTCCAGTGCCAACACAGAATTAAGAGCACAAGGCATCGGAAATATTTTTTCAGGTTTAATTGGCGGATTACCGATGACATCAGTTATTGTAAGAACATCTGCCAATGTTAATGCAGGGGCAAAGTCAAAGCTTTCTGCAATAGCTCACGGTGTGTTTTTGCTGATTGCAGTTGTTGCAATTCCCGGAATTCTGAATATGATTCCAATGGCCTGCTTAGCTGCTATTTTAATTATGATTGGATTTAAACTGGCCAGCCCTAAAGTATTTAAGCATATGTGGCAGTCGGGTAAATTTCAATTCATACCATTTATTGTAACTGTAATAGCCGTTGTTGGTATTGATTTATTAAAAGGTGTAGGTATTGGTTTGGTGGTAAGTATTATTTTTATTCTGAGAGGAAATATGAAACTCGCCTACTTCTTTAAAAAAGAACAGCACCACGAAGGCGAAACAATACATATGGATCTTGCACAGGAAGTTTCTTTCTTAAACAAAGCAGCCATTAAACAAACACTGGCTCATCTTCCCGAAAACAGTAAACTGGTAATTGATGCAGCCAACACAGTTTATATAGATTATGATGTGCTGGAACTACTGAGGGACTTTGTAAACTTTGGGTCGAAAGATAAAAACATTACAGTAACACTTAAAAACTTTAAGCCTGCTTATAAAATGGAAGATGCCATGCACGTGCATTCGGAGCAGGATTAA
- a CDS encoding DUF1569 domain-containing protein, with protein MEEKLNFLQHEYISIIRNADSSVTPKWGKMNFQQMLEHVSAFFKVSTKKIHFDLVTPAEHLPKFKEFLMSDKLFRENTKAPVSIIGEEPFPAHYATVEEAVAKLEQEVNHFFEYYENQNDATAVHPVFGELNFEEWVRLHYKHVTHHLRQFGLI; from the coding sequence ATGGAGGAAAAATTAAATTTTCTGCAGCATGAGTATATTTCAATCATACGCAATGCTGATTCTTCAGTAACTCCGAAATGGGGTAAGATGAATTTTCAGCAAATGCTGGAGCATGTATCAGCCTTCTTCAAAGTATCAACAAAGAAGATTCATTTTGATTTGGTTACACCAGCTGAGCACCTGCCCAAATTCAAAGAATTTTTAATGAGTGATAAGCTGTTCAGAGAAAATACAAAAGCACCGGTGAGTATTATTGGTGAAGAACCATTCCCTGCTCATTATGCAACTGTAGAAGAAGCTGTTGCCAAACTGGAACAGGAAGTCAATCATTTTTTTGAGTATTACGAAAATCAAAATGATGCAACTGCAGTTCACCCGGTTTTTGGTGAACTGAACTTTGAGGAATGGGTAAGGTTACATTATAAACATGTAACACATCACCTGCGGCAGTTTGGTTTGATATAA
- a CDS encoding DNA-3-methyladenine glycosylase 2 family protein, giving the protein MIQTFSADNFQTYCDLLSKKDKHLKAIIKEHGYPPMWTRKQGFETLILIILEQQVSLAAAFAAYKKLKERIGTVTPAKILAMSNEELRECYFTRQKQVYAKELATAFVNKQLQWKKFSAMTDEDVRAQLISIKGIGHWTADVYLMHSLQRTDLFPLGDIALVNSLKERKQLPPHITKEEMLVIAEPWKPYRTIAAMILWHAYIKKRNIKIEQ; this is encoded by the coding sequence ATGATTCAAACCTTCTCTGCAGATAATTTTCAAACATACTGCGATCTTCTTTCGAAAAAAGACAAACACCTAAAAGCCATTATCAAAGAACATGGCTATCCACCTATGTGGACAAGAAAACAGGGATTTGAAACACTTATTCTTATTATACTTGAACAGCAGGTTTCTTTAGCTGCTGCATTTGCTGCTTACAAAAAACTGAAGGAAAGAATAGGAACAGTAACACCTGCAAAAATTCTGGCAATGAGTAATGAAGAGCTGAGGGAATGTTATTTCACCCGGCAAAAGCAAGTGTATGCAAAAGAACTGGCAACTGCTTTTGTGAATAAACAACTCCAATGGAAAAAGTTTTCTGCAATGACAGATGAAGATGTTCGTGCACAACTGATTTCTATAAAAGGTATTGGACACTGGACAGCTGATGTATATCTGATGCATTCACTGCAGCGTACTGATTTATTTCCACTCGGGGATATTGCATTAGTAAACAGTCTTAAAGAACGGAAGCAATTACCTCCACACATCACAAAAGAAGAAATGCTTGTAATTGCAGAACCATGGAAGCCATACAGAACAATTGCTGCAATGATTCTGTGGCATGCTTATATCAAAAAGAGAAACATAAAAATTGAGCAGTAA
- the rpsB gene encoding 30S ribosomal protein S2, translated as MENSTSLQQQLLEAGVHFGHLKKKWNPKMLPYIFAEKKGIHIIDLNRTVEGLQETAAAMKQIARSGKKIMFVATKKQAKEIVTECAQKVNMPYVTDRWLGGMLTNFNTVRKSVKKMQSIEKMLGDGSFDSITKKERLQLSRDKEKMEKVLGGIANMSRIPAALFLVDIGHEHIALAEAKRLGVTTFGVVDTNCDPNKVDFFIPGNDDATKSIAIITEYLTAAIAEGLAERQNEKEEDETEEVSDDNSKFDVNDEGGRERGGRGAGRGPGRGPGAGGPGGGAGGPKRRVPSTQKRTSSR; from the coding sequence ATGGAAAATAGCACTTCATTACAACAGCAATTACTCGAAGCAGGTGTGCATTTCGGTCACCTGAAAAAGAAGTGGAATCCCAAGATGTTGCCTTACATCTTTGCTGAAAAGAAAGGCATTCACATCATTGATCTTAACAGAACCGTAGAAGGTTTGCAGGAAACTGCAGCTGCAATGAAACAAATTGCACGCAGCGGAAAGAAGATCATGTTTGTGGCAACTAAAAAACAAGCCAAAGAAATAGTAACTGAATGTGCACAGAAAGTAAACATGCCTTATGTAACCGACCGTTGGTTAGGTGGTATGTTAACCAACTTCAACACGGTTCGTAAGAGCGTGAAGAAAATGCAGAGCATTGAAAAAATGCTGGGCGATGGTTCTTTCGACAGCATAACCAAGAAAGAGCGCTTACAGTTAAGCCGTGATAAAGAAAAGATGGAAAAAGTATTAGGCGGTATTGCTAATATGAGCCGTATCCCTGCTGCCTTATTCCTCGTTGATATTGGACATGAGCATATTGCTCTTGCTGAAGCAAAACGTTTAGGCGTAACTACATTCGGTGTGGTTGATACCAACTGCGATCCGAATAAAGTTGATTTCTTCATCCCCGGTAACGATGATGCAACAAAATCAATCGCTATTATTACTGAATACCTGACAGCTGCAATTGCTGAAGGATTAGCTGAGCGTCAGAATGAAAAAGAAGAAGATGAAACTGAAGAAGTATCTGATGATAATTCTAAGTTTGATGTAAATGACGAAGGCGGAAGAGAAAGAGGCGGACGTGGTGCTGGCCGTGGTCCCGGAAGAGGCCCTGGTGCTGGTGGTCCCGGCGGTGGAGCAGGCGGGCCAAAGCGTCGTGTACCAAGTACACAGAAGCGTACGTCTTCAAGATAA